Proteins encoded in a region of the Sugiyamaella lignohabitans strain CBS 10342 chromosome B, complete sequence genome:
- the CDC33 gene encoding translation initiation factor eIF4E (mRNA cap binding protein and translation initiation factor eIF4E; the eIF4E-cap complex is responsible for mediating cap-dependent mRNA translation via interactions with translation initiation factor eIF4G (Tif4631p or Tif4632p); protein abundance increases in response to DNA replication stress; mutants are defective for adhesion and pseudohyphal growth; GO_component: GO:0005737 - cytoplasm [Evidence IEA]; GO_component: GO:0005737 - cytoplasm [Evidence IDA] [PMID 8119957]; GO_component: GO:0010494 - cytoplasmic stress granule [Evidence IDA] [PMID 17908917]; GO_component: GO:0010494 - cytoplasmic stress granule [Evidence IDA] [PMID 18981231]; GO_component: GO:0016281 - eukaryotic translation initiation factor 4F complex [Evidence TAS] [PMID 9841679]; GO_component: GO:0005634 - nucleus [Evidence IDA] [PMID 8119957]; GO_component: GO:0005840 - ribosome [Evidence TAS] [PMID 9841679]; GO_function: GO:0003723 - RNA binding [Evidence IEA,IEA]; GO_function: GO:0032266 - phosphatidylinositol-3-phosphate binding [Evidence IDA] [PMID 16343487]; GO_function: GO:0003743 - translation initiation factor activity [Evidence IEA,IEA]; GO_function: GO:0003743 - translation initiation factor activity [Evidence ISS] [PMID 3062383]; GO_process: GO:0000184 - nuclear-transcribed mRNA catabolic process, nonsense-mediated decay [Evidence IDA,IPI] [PMID 15753296]; GO_process: GO:0051726 - regulation of cell cycle [Evidence IMP] [PMID 2540596]; GO_process: GO:0006417 - regulation of translation [Evidence IEA]; GO_process: GO:0006412 - translation [Evidence IEA]; GO_process: GO:0006413 - translational initiation [Evidence IEA,IEA]; GO_process: GO:0006413 - translational initiation [Evidence ISS] [PMID 3062383]), translating into MIDRIHAGTCKGPPASGGWGSAPDPVAPASQEIAGTVDESTRAKREEQPGSGAEPQPPEAEPGLANVMWLSGTGEKSTYLAAAGVKKQGANESLLLQGNDSSLSREGDETESNGSGNSHRNSGQVYGLGQGHIHSHGNGHGPNHGHNNSNGHSSSNGGHNHNNHHSQNQSLSDELPVDDEINEEGLRVVKPRLGSHILPASWTFWFLHRGPGQNFSNYLDATRQIGSFDTVEEFWDIYSHLRRIDKLPFTSEYQLFRKGVKPLWEDEVNVNGGKWVIRLERPKERRRDDGAAAGEGSVASAGVIGSGPTGTTASASGTGVAPIGAPSSSGADSTQNSVAATRAFVHKQVQARHKAALSWENLILAIVGNTIGSVDDKKAADNDQKRETTNEDEEVDDNEDLSELLGDEIVGAVVSVRRDEDILSVWNRSGNDKKVVNKIKVALQRTLNLSDDVYLEYKVHTKSIKEGAKKQATYDQLKQQQHQQQTPTGGSPSHYPNKNGHHEHRHFNNNNNNNNNNNSNYHQSHNGNYHHNHSHHNNHSTGFHGPVGKTVDSSASASTTSVDL; encoded by the exons ATGATCGACCGTATCCATGCAGGGACCTGCAAGGGtccacctgcctccggcggctggggctccgccccagaccccgtagctcctgcttcgcaggagattgctgggaccgtggacgaatcgactcgagcgaagcgagaggagcaaccagggtctggggcggagccccagccgccggaggcagagcctGGTTTGGCGAATGTCATGTGGTTATCAGGGACCGG CGAGAAATCCACATACCTGGCGGCAGCCGGAGTCAAGAAACAAGGTGCGAACGAGTCGCTACTCTTACAGGGCAATGATTCCAGTTTGAGCAGAGAAGGAGATGAGACCGAGTCTAACGGCAGTGGCAATAGTCACAGAAACTCGGGTCAGGTGTACGGACTAGGTCAGGGACATATTCACAGCCATGGCAATGGTCACGGACCTAATCATGGACATAATAACAGTAATGGccatagcagcagcaatggagGTCACAATCACAATAATCATCATAGTCAGAACCAGAGTCTTTCAGACGAGCTGCCAGTTGACGACGAGATTAACGAAGAAGGATTGAGGGTGGTGAAACCTCGACTGGGATCACATATCCTGCCAGCATCATGGACATTCTGGTTTCTGCATCGAGGACCAGGCCAGAATTTCTCGAATTATCTGGATGCTACAAGACAAATTGGTAGTTTCGACACGGTCGAGGAGTTCTGGGATATATACAGCCATCTGCGACGAATTGACAAACTGCCATTCACCAGTGAATACCAGCTTTTCCGTAAAGGCGTCAAGCCCCTGTGGGAGGACGAGGTCAATGTCAATGGTGGTAAATGGGTCATCAGACTCGAGAGACCCAAAGAACGACGAAGAGACgatggtgctgctgctggcgagGGTTCAGTCGCATCTGCTGGCGTGATAGGATCAGGTCCGACTGGCACTACAGCTTCTGCTAGTGGTACTGGTGTGGCTCCTATCGGAGCTCCTTCTTCCAGTGGAGCTGATAGTACCCAGAATAGTGTAGCTGCTACACGTGCTTTCGTCCACAAACAAGTTCAAGCACGACACAAGGCGGCGTTGAGCTGGGAGAACCTGATTCTGGCCATTGTAGGAAACACAATTGGATCAGTGGACGATAAAAAAGCAGCAGATAATGATCAGAAGCGTGAAACAACAAAtgaggacgaagaagtcgaTGATAATGAGGACCTGTCGGAACTGCTTGGTGACGAGATTGTAGGTGCCGTTGTCAGTGTGCGTCGTGATGAGGATATTCTGTCTGTATGGAACCGGTCTGGAAACGACAAGAAAGTAGTCAACAAGATCAAAGTGGCCCTCCAACGCACATTAAACCTTTCCGACGATGTCTATCTCGAATACAAAGTGCACACCAAAAGCATCAAAGAGGGAGCCAAGAAACAGGCCACTTACGACCAGctcaaacaacaacagcaccagcaacaaacaCCCACTGGCGGGTCCCCCAGCCACTACCCAAACAAAAACGGTCACCACGAGCACCGAcacttcaacaacaacaacaacaacaacaacaataacaacagcaattaCCACCAGTCTCACAACGGCAACTaccaccacaaccacagccaccacaacaaccacTCCACGGGCTTCCACGGCCCGGTCGGCAAAACTGTCGACTCCTCAGCCTCGGCGTCCACAACTTCAGTTGATCTGTAA